One stretch of Syntrophomonadaceae bacterium DNA includes these proteins:
- a CDS encoding ABC transporter permease subunit has product MLLNRYLPHKTLFWKDWKTSLPVFVPFFLFVTFATTFYLQIEIIGGRGFIGPWPGFVYFENRLHANDPWMGGAMFLLAVALAAVPLGQERERETLGLLLSMPYSRQDILFSKVVVGLMQILITLVLNALLMSLLTWTNPEINYVFGLPEIWGWAGHSFLVLTFIFCFTVLIATVSGTTWGNYILALIFLWFPVGFFMLLYMNFRIWIDIPMEQFDDPIPLLRLTIEALFSLAYLKTIPLWLIAFNDLIIHQAAAGIGGRLVVPYLYGLLAFLSLGLYALAQFLFARNPLEKDGE; this is encoded by the coding sequence ATGCTTTTAAACAGATACTTACCCCATAAAACTCTGTTTTGGAAAGACTGGAAAACCAGTCTGCCTGTTTTTGTCCCCTTTTTCTTGTTCGTTACTTTCGCGACTACCTTCTACCTGCAGATCGAAATAATTGGGGGGCGTGGATTCATCGGCCCATGGCCCGGCTTCGTCTATTTTGAAAATCGCCTTCATGCTAATGATCCTTGGATGGGAGGCGCAATGTTTTTGCTGGCAGTAGCCCTGGCTGCGGTACCCCTGGGCCAGGAACGGGAGCGGGAAACCCTGGGGCTTTTACTGTCCATGCCCTATTCCCGGCAAGATATCCTTTTTAGCAAAGTGGTAGTTGGGCTGATGCAGATCCTGATCACCCTGGTTTTAAACGCCCTGCTGATGAGCCTCCTCACCTGGACTAACCCTGAGATCAATTATGTCTTCGGCCTGCCGGAGATCTGGGGCTGGGCCGGGCACAGCTTTCTGGTTCTCACTTTTATCTTTTGTTTTACGGTATTGATCGCCACCGTTAGCGGCACCACATGGGGGAATTACATCCTGGCGCTGATTTTTTTATGGTTTCCAGTGGGGTTCTTTATGTTGCTTTATATGAATTTCAGAATCTGGATTGACATCCCTATGGAACAATTTGACGATCCGATACCTCTCCTCCGGCTTACGATCGAGGCCCTGTTCTCTCTTGCCTATTTGAAAACAATTCCCCTTTGGCTGATAGCCTTCAATGACTTGATCATCCATCAAGCTGCGGCCGGGATTGGCGGCAGGCTTGTTGTGCCATACCTTTATGGTCTCCTGGCATTCCTCTCCCTGGGCCTTTATGCTCTGGCCCAATTTTTGTTTGCCAGAAACCCGCTGGAAAAAGACGGGGAGG